The genomic window GCCCTGTTCCAACATACAGTTCAGTTTAGATGTTTGTATCAGCCAGTGTCCAGTCAGAGGTAGAAACCACACAAGTCATTGTTAAAATCTGATATAAACAATTATTAAGAAAGAGGTATTTAATTATGAGAGAGATAAAAGAAAGCTCTATGGAAACCGGAAGTACCTCTATGGCTGAAGTAGAGCATCcaaaaaatggaatatatttgaaagaataagacTGACATTCTATTTATTGGACAAGGTGGGACCAGAGtccccaggaaggaaagaaattcaCCAATAGTCTGCAGAACAGCCTGCTAGGAAGGTAAACTCATACTAGAGAACTGGCAAGATTCCCTGGGAGGCAGCACTCTAGAACACAACCTGCTATGATGCCGTACTCATTCatccaaaggcaaaagaagctAAGTCCTCTCCCCGCCACTGTCAGTAGCATCTTAAGATCGACGGGGAAATAACACCAAAAGTGGTACTcctaggtggctcactcagttaaatgtcttccttaagctcaggtcatgatcccagggtcctgggatggagtcctgcattgggttctctgctcagcagggaatctgcatctctctctctgcctgccactctcgctgcttgtgctcattcaatctctctctgacaaatacataaataaaatcttttttttttttaacacaaaagaGTCCTTCCTGCTGCTGGGCCATTCATCGAGCCGACATTGAAGCGTCCTCATGATTTGACCAGGTGCGCCCACCCTCGCAAAATCATGGTGCGCCCACCCTCGCAAAATCATGGTGGCGTACTGGCGACAGGCTGGACTCAGCTACATCCGGTACTCCCAGATCTGTGCAAAAGCAGTGAGAGATGCACTGAAGGCCGAGTTCAAAGCAAATGCTGAGACGACTTCTGGCAGCACGGCAAAAATtgtgaaactgaaaaaaagagtAATCTACTCTGGCTAAAGTTTGAAATGCTACATTTTCCAAGGTGAAGATGTGTGGGTCCATGTTAAGACCAATTGAAAACGATCTCCctccatggaaaaaaaaaaaaaaatcctgtcttgTTCTAGATTGAAAatgccaataaattaaaatatggctaaaaaaaaaaaaaaaaaaaaaaaaaaaacacgaaaagaaaaaaggttttcTCCTGCTACATCTTGCTGTGCTCCCTCTGGTGCCCTGTAGGAATTCAGTGTCTGCATAGAAAAAATCTGACTTGTATACACCACTGTGGATGAATCCAACTGAAAAACAAAGGAGGAATGGCCAGAAATTTAGGCCTCCATTGAAATTTCCTGGCTGAAAGTGGACACATTCTTCCTGAAACTCAAGGCTCTCATCTAGGGAGTAAATGTTTAAATTTCAAGGAGAAACAGGCACATGTGGTGCTCATGTACTTCATGAACTCCTAGTCTCCTTGCCCTTACCACATGCTGTCCCATATATTACTGTCCTGACCATTAAGGCTACACTTTCCTCCTTGCTTTGTGCTTGTGCCTGGTGTATTGATATGACTCCAATGAAACTGGAGACAGACCTTGGCTGGAAGCCCTCTAGGCCACTAGAGCGTCTAGTCC from Meles meles chromosome 5, mMelMel3.1 paternal haplotype, whole genome shotgun sequence includes these protein-coding regions:
- the LOC123941374 gene encoding ATP synthase subunit epsilon, mitochondrial-like, with translation MVAYWRQAGLSYIRYSQICAKAVRDALKAEFKANAETTSGSTAKIVKLKKRVIYSG